The following proteins come from a genomic window of candidate division KSB1 bacterium:
- a CDS encoding Gfo/Idh/MocA family oxidoreductase — MSEGHTMDRREFIKAGAKGVAGLAAASAVLGTVKPQRVLGANDRIVMAVIGINGRGREHYRQWARIPGVEVKTLCDVDERLFPERVAELEQLQGKKPKTEYDLRRVFEDKDIDAVSIATCDHWHALATIWACQAGKHVFVEKPTSHNIWEGRKMVEAARKYNRVVQVGMQNRSIEGVRRAIEFLHSGKLGEIYMAKGLCYKPRDCIGRGQEAPVPQGLHWDLWLGPAEYRPYNTILVHYKWHWFWDFGCADIGNQGPHQMDIARWGLNKREHPVRIKCVGGKYACDDDQETPNTQLATFEYADGKILQFEVRGWYTNDEAGVRIGNLFYGTEGWMYLNGDKWYTYYGRKNEPGEYYDGAGDVADPMNLAGTGGGAHFVNFIEAVRANDWTKLNADILEGHMSTVLCHLANISYRLGREVVFDGHAERFVGDEQANFYLTRNYRYPYVVPEKV; from the coding sequence ATGAGCGAAGGACACACGATGGACCGTCGTGAGTTCATCAAGGCGGGCGCCAAGGGTGTGGCGGGACTGGCGGCAGCCTCAGCGGTCCTGGGGACGGTCAAACCGCAGCGCGTTCTGGGCGCTAACGACCGCATCGTGATGGCGGTGATCGGCATCAATGGGCGCGGGCGCGAGCACTACCGGCAATGGGCGCGCATCCCCGGTGTAGAGGTAAAGACCCTCTGCGATGTCGATGAGCGCCTGTTCCCAGAGCGCGTCGCCGAGCTCGAGCAACTCCAAGGGAAAAAGCCCAAGACCGAGTACGACCTGCGACGGGTGTTCGAGGACAAGGACATCGACGCCGTCTCCATCGCCACCTGCGACCACTGGCACGCGCTGGCCACCATCTGGGCCTGCCAAGCCGGCAAACACGTCTTTGTGGAAAAACCCACCTCCCACAACATCTGGGAAGGGCGCAAGATGGTCGAAGCGGCCCGCAAGTACAACCGCGTGGTCCAGGTGGGCATGCAGAATCGCAGCATTGAAGGGGTGCGACGAGCCATCGAATTCCTGCACTCCGGCAAGCTCGGCGAGATCTACATGGCCAAGGGCCTCTGCTACAAGCCGCGCGACTGCATCGGCCGGGGCCAGGAGGCGCCCGTCCCGCAGGGTCTGCACTGGGATCTGTGGCTGGGACCGGCGGAGTACCGTCCGTACAACACCATCCTGGTCCACTACAAGTGGCACTGGTTCTGGGACTTCGGGTGCGCCGACATCGGCAACCAGGGCCCGCACCAGATGGACATCGCCCGCTGGGGACTAAACAAACGGGAGCACCCCGTCCGCATCAAGTGTGTGGGCGGCAAGTACGCCTGCGACGACGACCAGGAGACTCCGAACACCCAGCTGGCCACGTTCGAGTACGCCGACGGCAAGATCCTTCAGTTCGAGGTCCGTGGCTGGTACACCAATGACGAAGCCGGCGTCCGCATCGGCAACCTCTTCTACGGCACGGAAGGCTGGATGTATCTGAATGGGGACAAGTGGTACACCTACTACGGCCGCAAGAATGAGCCCGGCGAGTATTACGATGGCGCCGGGGACGTGGCCGACCCCATGAACCTGGCCGGAACCGGAGGCGGCGCGCACTTCGTGAACTTCATCGAAGCTGTGCGAGCCAACGACTGGACGAAGCTCAACGCCGATATCCTCGAAGGCCACATGTCCACCGTCCTCTGCCATCTGGCGAACATCTCCTATCGCCTCGGTCGCGAAGTGGTCTTCGACGGACACGCCGAGCGCTTCGTAGGCGACGAACAGGCCAACTTCTACCTCACGCGCAACTACCGGTACCCGTACGTGGTCCCCGAGAAGGTCTGA
- a CDS encoding cobalamin-dependent protein (Presence of a B(12) (cobalamin)-binding domain implies dependence on cobalamin itself, in one of its several forms, or in some unusual lineages, dependence on a cobalamin-like analog.), producing the protein MKRFLLINPWIADFAAYDFWVKPVGLLCLAELLRQSGPEVILLDCLDRHDPGWLQWLGRSAARERWDGTGKFHREPIPKPPLLGDVPRRYCRYGWSVEYFRARLAGLARPDAVLVTSHMTYWYPGVQEAVREVRRRWPGVPVILGGIYATLCREHAAKHSAADLVVGAPLTGDSLRALWEWLGLTESPPDDWFPSLERLPYDLYPNLRSAAILTGLGCPFRCTFCASYLLHPVFVRREPAAVAREIAHLHKARGVLHFAFFDDALLLGATRHFLRLCEEILLQGVRAYFHTPNGLHVREVSREVAEAMAATGFRTIRLSYETSNPQRQQEMAAKVSDGDLAAALDHLEQAGYSRSEIGVYVLGGLPGQELAEVIDSLLTVAGLGARSSLAIFSPIPGTREFAKAVEMGLLPANPDPLLTNDTRVPLRSEQFNPATVQKLRHLVKWLNQQVERRNFRFPDRDALVHWVLDPGARTMPTGGQEAVDWVGSDRSLSP; encoded by the coding sequence GTGAAACGTTTTCTTCTGATCAATCCGTGGATCGCCGACTTTGCGGCGTACGATTTCTGGGTGAAGCCCGTCGGACTCCTCTGCCTGGCAGAGCTTCTGCGGCAGTCCGGTCCCGAGGTCATCCTACTTGACTGTCTGGATCGCCACGACCCCGGATGGCTCCAGTGGCTGGGCCGGAGCGCCGCGCGCGAGCGCTGGGACGGCACGGGAAAGTTCCACCGTGAGCCAATCCCAAAGCCTCCCTTGCTGGGGGATGTGCCACGGCGCTACTGCCGCTACGGCTGGTCGGTAGAGTATTTCCGGGCGCGTCTGGCCGGGCTGGCCAGGCCCGACGCTGTGCTCGTGACTTCCCATATGACCTACTGGTACCCCGGCGTCCAGGAGGCGGTGCGGGAAGTACGCCGCCGATGGCCCGGGGTGCCGGTGATCCTCGGGGGGATCTACGCGACCCTGTGCCGGGAGCACGCAGCGAAACACAGCGCTGCGGATTTGGTTGTCGGGGCGCCGCTGACGGGAGATTCCCTCCGGGCATTGTGGGAGTGGCTGGGTCTAACCGAGTCGCCTCCCGACGACTGGTTTCCCTCGCTCGAGCGGCTGCCGTACGATCTCTACCCCAACCTCCGATCGGCCGCGATCCTTACGGGCCTCGGCTGCCCTTTCCGCTGCACGTTCTGCGCCTCCTATCTCCTGCACCCGGTCTTCGTGCGGAGGGAGCCCGCCGCGGTCGCCAGGGAGATCGCCCATTTGCACAAAGCTCGCGGCGTGCTCCACTTCGCCTTTTTCGACGACGCCTTGCTCCTCGGCGCAACCCGGCATTTTCTGAGGCTCTGCGAAGAGATTCTCCTGCAGGGGGTTCGGGCCTACTTTCACACCCCCAACGGCCTCCACGTGCGGGAGGTCTCCCGAGAGGTGGCCGAGGCGATGGCTGCCACGGGCTTCCGGACGATTCGACTGAGCTACGAGACCAGCAATCCCCAGCGCCAGCAGGAGATGGCGGCGAAGGTCAGCGATGGGGATCTGGCCGCCGCCTTGGACCATCTCGAGCAGGCCGGCTATTCGCGGAGCGAAATCGGGGTCTACGTTCTGGGAGGGCTCCCGGGCCAGGAGCTTGCGGAGGTAATTGACTCGCTCCTGACGGTGGCCGGGCTGGGGGCACGCTCCAGCCTGGCCATCTTTTCTCCCATCCCGGGCACGCGGGAGTTCGCCAAGGCCGTGGAAATGGGTCTGCTGCCAGCCAACCCCGATCCGCTTCTGACCAACGACACCCGTGTTCCCCTTCGCTCTGAGCAGTTCAACCCGGCCACGGTGCAGAAGCTGCGGCATCTGGTCAAATGGCTCAATCAGCAGGTGGAGCGCCGAAATTTCCGTTTTCCGGATCGGGACGCCCTGGTCCATTGGGTGTTGGACCCGGGAGCGAGGACGATGCCGACGGGGGGCCAAGAGGCAGTCGATTGGGTCGGATCGGACCGCTCTCTTTCCCCGTGA
- a CDS encoding ABC transporter ATP-binding protein, producing MRLQIDKLHVTVNGHPLLRDVNLSVRKGEIHSILGVNGTGKSSLAYSIMGLEGYRVTQGRILFEGEDVTALPVWERARRGITLAWQEPARFEGLTVRQYLLLSRRTSGNGLPPEEALLRVGLEPRRYLDRMVDQSLSGGERKRIELASVLAMMPKLVILDEPDSGIDALSLNFITEAIRTFAHFGASVLLITHQEEVAAVADRSSTMCNGTILKTGDPAEVARFFRMHCRGCDHVNEPDEEVTRSA from the coding sequence ATGCGGCTGCAAATCGACAAGCTTCACGTGACAGTCAACGGGCATCCCCTTCTCCGCGACGTCAACCTGTCGGTCCGCAAAGGGGAAATTCACAGCATTCTCGGGGTCAACGGAACGGGGAAGTCCTCGCTTGCCTACAGCATCATGGGGCTTGAGGGATATCGCGTCACACAGGGACGCATTCTCTTCGAGGGGGAGGACGTGACGGCTCTTCCGGTCTGGGAGCGCGCTCGCCGGGGCATCACCCTGGCGTGGCAGGAACCGGCCCGCTTCGAGGGACTCACCGTGCGCCAGTACCTTCTGCTCTCCCGCCGCACCTCCGGCAACGGCCTGCCCCCGGAAGAGGCCCTGCTGCGTGTCGGCCTCGAACCGCGGCGCTACCTGGATCGCATGGTTGACCAGTCCCTGAGCGGGGGCGAGCGAAAGCGAATTGAGCTGGCCTCGGTCCTCGCCATGATGCCGAAGCTGGTTATCCTGGACGAGCCCGACTCCGGAATCGATGCCCTCAGCCTCAACTTCATCACCGAGGCCATCCGGACTTTCGCCCATTTCGGTGCTTCCGTCCTCCTCATTACCCATCAAGAGGAAGTGGCAGCTGTTGCGGACCGTAGTTCGACCATGTGCAACGGAACCATTCTGAAAACAGGCGACCCGGCAGAGGTCGCGCGCTTCTTCCGGATGCACTGCCGCGGATGCGACCACGTCAACGAGCCGGACGAGGAGGTGACTCGCAGTGCCTGA
- a CDS encoding D-aminoacylase, with translation MAGITRRHFLQESVRALAGAPFVFGSRRPGFDLLILGALVYDGTGGDPFPADVGIRAGKVAAIGNLAASRAREVIEAKGLALAPGFVDVHAHTDIELLVDGRAQSKVQQGVTTEISGNCGESPFPLLGESGEEQKARWKNRYGIEAEWKTAGGFLNAVERAGISLNYATLVGHGTLRASAMGLENRPPSERELARMEVLLAEALNEGVLGLSTGLEYAPGAFADREELVRLVQKVSSAGAIYATHMRNEDVHLLEAVDEALDVARRTGCSLQISHFKASQPRNWPLQEAALEKIRKASAEGLKVHIDCYPYTAFGTTAQVLFPIWAREGGGAAFVQRLRDDGLWPQMAAFAEDKVGNLGGWQNLLLSRIGDSRRSHWQGRRLDELAREQGVEPLALLRDLLVASGGEVSIVAFAMSESNLEKALAFPLTMVGSDGNAVSPEGPLGQGHPHPRYYGTFPRVLGLYVRQRKVLTLQEAIHKMTGLPARKFGLRRRGLIREGYFADLVIFDPDTVADRATFEEPHRFPEGIALVVVNGIVVVREGEHTGAKPGRVLRRFS, from the coding sequence ATGGCGGGTATCACACGGAGGCACTTCCTCCAAGAGAGCGTTCGTGCTCTGGCAGGTGCACCGTTCGTCTTCGGGTCTCGACGTCCCGGGTTCGACCTGCTGATTCTCGGTGCACTCGTGTACGACGGCACGGGAGGCGACCCTTTTCCTGCCGACGTGGGCATCCGTGCGGGCAAGGTCGCGGCCATCGGAAATCTGGCGGCGTCTCGAGCCAGGGAGGTGATCGAAGCCAAGGGTTTGGCGCTGGCTCCCGGCTTCGTGGATGTGCACGCTCACACCGACATCGAGCTTCTGGTGGATGGCCGCGCCCAGAGTAAAGTCCAGCAGGGGGTGACTACGGAAATCTCCGGAAATTGCGGAGAGTCCCCTTTTCCGCTCCTGGGCGAAAGCGGGGAGGAACAGAAGGCCCGGTGGAAAAACCGTTACGGGATCGAGGCCGAGTGGAAAACCGCCGGGGGCTTTCTGAACGCGGTGGAGCGAGCCGGAATTTCCCTGAACTACGCGACGCTTGTGGGCCATGGCACCCTTCGCGCCTCGGCCATGGGGCTCGAAAACCGCCCGCCCAGCGAGCGTGAGCTCGCTCGGATGGAAGTTCTCCTGGCCGAAGCCCTGAACGAGGGTGTCTTGGGGCTTTCGACGGGATTAGAGTACGCTCCCGGCGCGTTTGCAGACCGGGAGGAACTTGTCCGGCTCGTGCAGAAGGTCTCCAGCGCGGGCGCCATTTACGCCACTCACATGCGGAACGAAGACGTGCACCTCCTGGAAGCTGTGGACGAGGCCCTCGACGTAGCGCGCCGGACGGGCTGCTCGCTCCAGATCTCTCACTTCAAGGCCTCTCAGCCGAGAAACTGGCCCCTTCAGGAGGCAGCGCTGGAAAAAATTCGGAAGGCCTCTGCGGAAGGGCTGAAGGTACACATCGACTGTTACCCTTACACCGCCTTCGGCACCACGGCACAGGTCCTCTTCCCAATCTGGGCTCGGGAGGGAGGTGGCGCAGCCTTCGTGCAGCGCTTGCGAGACGATGGGCTCTGGCCGCAGATGGCCGCCTTTGCCGAGGACAAAGTGGGTAACCTCGGCGGTTGGCAGAACCTGCTCCTTTCACGGATCGGAGATAGCCGTCGCAGCCACTGGCAGGGCAGGCGACTGGACGAGCTGGCTCGAGAGCAAGGGGTGGAGCCCCTTGCCCTGTTGAGAGACCTTCTTGTCGCGAGCGGAGGTGAGGTGTCTATCGTGGCCTTCGCCATGTCGGAGAGCAATCTGGAGAAAGCGCTCGCCTTCCCGCTGACCATGGTTGGCTCCGACGGCAACGCTGTGAGCCCTGAGGGCCCCCTGGGGCAGGGTCACCCGCACCCGCGCTACTACGGCACCTTTCCACGTGTGCTGGGTCTGTATGTCCGCCAGCGTAAGGTCCTCACCCTCCAGGAGGCCATTCACAAGATGACCGGTCTACCCGCGCGGAAGTTCGGCCTCCGCCGGCGGGGCCTGATTCGAGAAGGATACTTCGCTGATCTGGTGATCTTCGATCCAGACACCGTTGCCGATCGCGCGACCTTCGAAGAGCCGCACCGTTTCCCCGAAGGGATCGCGCTGGTAGTGGTGAACGGGATCGTTGTGGTACGCGAGGGCGAGCACACAGGGGCAAAGCCTGGCAGGGTGTTGCGTCGGTTCTCGTGA
- a CDS encoding SufD family Fe-S cluster assembly protein, whose product MPDPAPVLTKPFDFSQEFELLVRAYEQSGGKPDVLRNSNFASLAVHGNHVLGSKTVPGLHVETEEMPTGVRVRVVVEPEARIPQPVHLCFGLIPQEGIQEIVSLFEIGDGAEVSFVAHCTFPNALRVRHVMDARIIVGRGAKMVYRETHYHGEQGGSEVLPKTRATVSAGGVLQSEFKLVKGTVGKLDLDFEAEVADKGICEVAAKVYGKRQDKIVVRESLLLRGAGAKGLAKSRIAVTDQAHSEVLGEIVGEGPFSRGHVDCVEVIRGSEAMASAVPRLLVRHDTAKLTHEAAIGSVDKKQLETLMARGLTEEEATDVIVGGMLR is encoded by the coding sequence GTGCCTGATCCTGCCCCTGTTCTCACAAAGCCGTTTGACTTCAGCCAGGAGTTTGAGCTCCTGGTTCGGGCCTACGAACAAAGCGGTGGCAAGCCCGATGTGCTGCGCAACAGCAATTTCGCCAGTCTCGCCGTCCATGGCAACCACGTCCTGGGGAGCAAGACCGTACCGGGGCTCCACGTTGAGACGGAGGAGATGCCCACGGGCGTGCGTGTGAGGGTGGTGGTCGAGCCAGAAGCCCGCATTCCGCAGCCGGTTCACCTCTGCTTCGGCCTCATCCCTCAGGAGGGAATACAGGAGATCGTGTCCCTGTTTGAGATTGGGGACGGCGCCGAGGTCAGCTTTGTGGCTCACTGCACGTTCCCCAACGCCTTGCGGGTCCGCCACGTGATGGACGCACGGATCATAGTGGGACGCGGGGCGAAGATGGTCTACCGCGAGACCCATTACCATGGCGAACAGGGAGGAAGCGAGGTCCTTCCAAAGACGCGCGCCACCGTTTCAGCGGGGGGCGTCCTGCAAAGCGAGTTCAAGCTCGTCAAGGGAACCGTGGGAAAACTGGACCTGGACTTCGAAGCGGAGGTAGCGGACAAGGGGATCTGTGAAGTGGCGGCCAAGGTCTACGGCAAGAGGCAGGACAAGATTGTAGTGAGGGAGTCCCTCCTACTTCGAGGGGCGGGGGCCAAGGGGCTCGCCAAGAGCCGCATCGCCGTGACGGATCAGGCGCACAGTGAGGTACTCGGGGAAATTGTCGGGGAAGGCCCCTTCAGTCGCGGCCATGTAGACTGTGTGGAGGTCATCCGCGGAAGCGAGGCCATGGCCAGCGCCGTGCCCAGGCTTCTGGTGCGGCACGATACCGCAAAGCTCACCCACGAGGCGGCCATCGGCAGCGTTGATAAGAAGCAATTGGAAACGCTCATGGCGCGCGGGCTCACCGAGGAGGAGGCCACCGACGTCATCGTCGGTGGGATGCTTCGGTAG
- a CDS encoding heparinase II/III family protein gives MSKDSSKWRGLGVLALVLIVAGTAQGGWTWCPDSLLQRARERAERFPWAHRIVENVLSDAQDWLKSPPQLPEVPVGYFHDYYCPHHAVQLHFDPREAHRHVCPVDGSVFVGQKYDEAWAYLVHFRSAQRLPNLALAYVFTGNRSFAEAALDWLRQIRDRYRQLPLHGTHAGRGRLMGQSLDEAVWAVFATRAYALLRAQGAITDAEHRSFARRLWNPMYELLAREPQFRGRIHNIACWHLAAMAAIAAVMEDRNRLRQAIEDPSWGLRAQAARGVDGDGLWFEGSLGYHFYALEALLNGAWVAKCEGLPLGDTQQTLVKMLSLPLRLADASGNLPSLNDGWPDQRLDAHAELYEWATAIFPEQGLDTLWAPFSSPRVAVEALLFGPEAFRPRPARWASQLLRHTGLALLREEDLLALLDFGPHGGGHGHLDKLQLLLNWRGRWLAPDFGTAGYGIPAYREWFTRTASHNAVSVDGHSQSPASGELLSFGRAGRWQFVRARCRKAFSGVDLDRVVGVAPGQIVVVDWIRSRKRHAYDWHFRADGEAGFSLPRELFRPCQLTGEGYEYYQQLRYAVSPATWNVTWQAGDVLLTLFWYGSAGDTLFLGEEPGIPMHRKYSFALVRRWAESTVFAAAFAVNQAPPAKVEVVHGHPEEPQIVVEIASGPEVGRLYLAVPGQPVRASTITLEADTAFEDATGIVALYP, from the coding sequence GTGTCGAAGGACAGCAGCAAGTGGAGAGGCCTCGGAGTCCTGGCGCTGGTGCTGATCGTCGCGGGCACCGCTCAAGGGGGATGGACTTGGTGCCCGGATAGCCTTCTCCAGCGCGCAAGGGAACGCGCCGAGAGGTTTCCGTGGGCCCACAGGATCGTGGAGAACGTCCTCAGCGATGCTCAGGACTGGCTGAAGTCCCCTCCTCAGCTACCCGAGGTCCCCGTGGGCTATTTTCACGACTACTACTGCCCGCACCACGCCGTGCAGCTTCATTTCGATCCGCGTGAAGCACACCGACACGTCTGCCCCGTGGACGGCTCTGTATTTGTGGGCCAAAAGTACGACGAAGCGTGGGCCTATCTCGTCCATTTTCGCTCTGCGCAGCGATTGCCCAACCTCGCCCTGGCCTACGTGTTCACAGGCAACCGTTCCTTTGCCGAAGCGGCGCTGGACTGGCTTCGGCAAATCCGCGACCGATACCGACAGCTTCCGCTCCACGGCACCCACGCTGGCCGTGGAAGGCTGATGGGACAGTCGCTCGACGAAGCCGTATGGGCCGTTTTCGCCACCCGCGCCTACGCCCTGCTGCGCGCCCAAGGAGCAATTACCGATGCTGAACACCGGAGCTTTGCCCGCCGGCTCTGGAACCCGATGTACGAGCTCCTGGCTCGGGAACCGCAGTTCAGGGGGAGGATCCACAATATCGCGTGCTGGCATCTGGCCGCTATGGCGGCGATCGCTGCTGTAATGGAGGATCGAAACCGCCTCCGCCAGGCCATTGAAGATCCGTCCTGGGGGCTAAGAGCCCAGGCGGCACGCGGGGTAGACGGCGACGGCCTATGGTTCGAGGGTTCCCTCGGGTACCACTTCTACGCCCTCGAGGCCCTCTTGAACGGAGCCTGGGTCGCCAAATGCGAGGGGCTTCCGCTGGGAGATACTCAACAGACCCTGGTGAAAATGCTGAGTCTCCCTCTGAGGCTGGCCGACGCAAGCGGCAACCTCCCCTCCCTCAATGACGGGTGGCCGGACCAGCGGCTGGACGCGCACGCGGAGCTGTACGAATGGGCCACCGCCATCTTCCCGGAGCAGGGCTTGGACACCCTCTGGGCGCCGTTTTCCTCTCCCCGCGTCGCGGTGGAGGCACTTCTCTTCGGGCCCGAAGCGTTCCGACCCAGGCCCGCGCGATGGGCGAGCCAGCTCCTCCGGCACACAGGGCTCGCCCTCTTGAGAGAAGAGGATCTTCTGGCTCTCCTCGATTTCGGGCCCCACGGCGGGGGGCACGGTCACCTGGATAAGTTGCAGCTTCTCCTCAACTGGCGCGGGCGCTGGCTCGCGCCGGACTTTGGGACAGCCGGCTACGGCATTCCGGCCTATCGGGAATGGTTCACGAGGACGGCCAGCCACAACGCGGTGAGCGTGGACGGGCACAGCCAGAGTCCGGCATCGGGCGAGCTTCTCTCCTTTGGCCGCGCCGGCCGATGGCAGTTCGTGCGCGCCCGTTGCCGCAAAGCCTTCTCGGGCGTAGATCTGGACCGAGTGGTCGGAGTGGCCCCGGGCCAGATCGTCGTCGTGGACTGGATCCGGAGCCGGAAACGGCACGCGTACGATTGGCACTTCCGGGCCGACGGGGAGGCTGGCTTTTCATTGCCTCGCGAGCTGTTCCGGCCATGCCAGCTGACCGGGGAAGGCTACGAGTATTACCAGCAGCTCCGCTACGCCGTAAGCCCGGCTACCTGGAACGTCACCTGGCAGGCAGGCGATGTCCTCCTGACCCTCTTCTGGTACGGCTCGGCTGGGGACACTCTCTTCTTAGGTGAAGAACCGGGGATCCCGATGCATCGGAAATACTCCTTCGCCCTGGTAAGAAGATGGGCAGAATCTACCGTTTTCGCCGCGGCTTTCGCCGTGAATCAGGCTCCTCCGGCGAAGGTTGAGGTCGTGCACGGGCACCCGGAAGAGCCCCAGATCGTGGTAGAGATCGCCTCGGGCCCGGAGGTCGGGAGGCTTTACTTGGCGGTCCCAGGCCAGCCGGTACGGGCGAGTACGATCACTCTCGAGGCCGATACGGCATTCGAGGACGCAACGGGAATCGTTGCGCTGTACCCGTGA
- a CDS encoding HAD hydrolase-like protein: MAGYDQSILRDFQPKHEFFVGIDSDGCVFDSMEIKHKECFIPNIIKYWDLQPVSKYAREAAEFVNLYSKWRGANRFPALLMVFDLLRERPEVQRRGVKIPEAKALREYVESGVPQSNATLREWVERTNDPTLKRTLEWSEAVNRTIADIVKGVPPFPFVRESLAKLSQKADIIIVSQTPTEALVREWEEHDIAQYAAIIAGQELGSKTEHIRLAAGGKYPPDRMLMIGDAPGDLKAAKANNALFYPINPGHEEESWQRFYEEAIDRFFEGTYAGEYEKRLIEEFEKLLPDTPPWKH, encoded by the coding sequence ATGGCAGGATATGACCAGAGTATCCTCAGGGATTTCCAACCGAAACACGAGTTCTTCGTCGGCATCGATTCGGACGGCTGCGTGTTCGACTCCATGGAGATCAAGCATAAGGAGTGCTTCATCCCCAACATCATCAAGTACTGGGACCTTCAGCCGGTGTCGAAGTACGCGCGCGAGGCAGCGGAGTTTGTGAACCTCTATTCCAAGTGGCGCGGGGCAAACCGCTTCCCCGCGCTCCTCATGGTCTTCGACCTCCTCCGCGAAAGGCCCGAGGTGCAGCGCCGCGGCGTGAAGATCCCCGAAGCGAAAGCGCTGCGCGAGTACGTGGAGTCGGGCGTCCCCCAAAGCAACGCCACACTCCGGGAGTGGGTGGAGCGAACCAATGATCCTACGCTGAAGCGCACCCTCGAGTGGAGCGAGGCGGTAAACCGGACCATTGCGGACATCGTGAAAGGGGTACCGCCCTTCCCGTTCGTGCGGGAAAGCCTCGCCAAGTTGTCACAAAAGGCGGACATCATCATCGTCTCCCAAACGCCCACCGAGGCCCTGGTGCGCGAATGGGAGGAACACGACATCGCCCAATACGCGGCCATCATCGCCGGCCAGGAATTGGGGAGCAAGACCGAGCACATCCGCCTGGCCGCGGGCGGAAAGTACCCGCCGGACAGGATGCTGATGATCGGCGACGCCCCCGGCGACTTGAAGGCAGCCAAGGCCAATAACGCCCTCTTCTACCCCATTAATCCGGGGCACGAGGAGGAGTCTTGGCAGCGCTTCTACGAGGAGGCGATCGACCGCTTCTTCGAGGGAACCTACGCGGGCGAATACGAGAAGCGGCTGATCGAGGAGTTCGAGAAGCTCCTGCCCGACACGCCGCCCTGGAAACACTAA
- a CDS encoding sugar kinase, with protein MALNIRPKEQCEFDLISLGECMIRLSPPGHQRIELTPYFEAWAGGGEYNVAYALARLGLRTGWVSRLVDNPLGWFIRNHARASGMDISEVVWVPYDGVGKKDRIGLNFTEVGIGVRPSVTLYDRGHSAASHMRPGEVDWKRIFQKRGVRWFHTGGIFTALSETTAQVVKEAMQAAHEAGTIVSYDLNFRSKLWTSEQAIATTRELMPYITVLIGNEEDFQKTLGFQVKGVDESLKKLPVEAYKEMVQEVVGTYPHVQVVATTLREVVSGLINNWSAIMYYDGTFYESTRFEGLEIEDRVGGGDGFCSGMIYGFLNGFAPQDIVNFGAAHGALLQSTRGDTSMITLDEVMHVMKGGTARIKR; from the coding sequence ATGGCTCTCAACATTCGGCCGAAGGAGCAATGTGAATTTGACCTGATATCTCTCGGTGAATGTATGATCCGGCTGAGTCCGCCGGGGCATCAGAGGATTGAGCTCACCCCGTACTTCGAGGCCTGGGCAGGCGGAGGCGAGTACAATGTGGCCTACGCGCTGGCTCGTCTCGGATTGCGCACGGGATGGGTGTCGCGCCTGGTCGACAATCCGCTCGGCTGGTTCATTCGCAACCATGCCCGCGCCAGCGGCATGGACATCAGCGAGGTCGTTTGGGTTCCCTACGATGGGGTGGGCAAGAAGGATCGGATCGGATTGAACTTCACCGAGGTCGGGATCGGCGTGCGGCCCAGCGTGACCCTCTACGACCGCGGCCACTCGGCTGCCTCGCATATGCGGCCGGGCGAGGTGGACTGGAAGCGCATCTTCCAGAAGCGCGGTGTACGCTGGTTCCACACCGGCGGGATCTTTACCGCCCTCAGCGAGACGACCGCTCAGGTGGTCAAGGAGGCGATGCAGGCCGCTCACGAAGCCGGAACCATCGTGAGCTATGACCTCAACTTCCGCAGTAAGCTGTGGACGAGCGAGCAGGCCATCGCCACCACAAGGGAGCTGATGCCATACATTACGGTCCTCATCGGCAACGAAGAGGATTTCCAGAAGACCCTGGGCTTCCAGGTGAAGGGGGTGGACGAGAGCCTGAAGAAGCTCCCGGTCGAAGCCTACAAGGAGATGGTGCAGGAAGTGGTCGGTACCTATCCGCACGTGCAGGTTGTGGCAACCACCCTGCGTGAGGTGGTGAGCGGCCTGATCAACAACTGGTCGGCCATCATGTACTACGACGGAACATTCTACGAGTCCACCCGCTTTGAAGGCCTGGAGATCGAGGATCGGGTAGGCGGCGGCGATGGCTTCTGCAGCGGCATGATCTACGGCTTCCTGAACGGCTTTGCGCCGCAGGACATCGTGAACTTCGGAGCCGCCCACGGCGCACTGCTGCAGAGCACCCGAGGCGACACGTCCATGATCACCCTGGACGAAGTGATGCACGTAATGAAGGGCGGCACGGCCCGGATTAAGCGCTGA